Proteins from a genomic interval of Quercus robur chromosome 9, dhQueRobu3.1, whole genome shotgun sequence:
- the LOC126700269 gene encoding ABC transporter C family member 10-like, whose product MEDLWTIFCGESGCSDSSGKPCSSDFVFLSNPSSCINHMLIICFDILLLALLIFNMVQKSSSKSSVVPARFQGFSNLQIFSAVFNGCVGFVYLCFGIWILEEKLRKMKTALPLDGWLLQLFQGFTWLLVSLAVSLKGKKLPRGPLRLLSILAFLFAVIVCALSLSGAILEKEVSIKAALDILSCPGAILLLFCTYKGYKYEASDESISESTLYTPLNGEANGISKSDSVCPVTTFAKAGFFSRFSFWWMNSLMKKGREKTLADEDIPKLRKADQAESCYLLFLEQLNKQKQKEPTSQPSILRTIIICHWKEILISGFFALLKIITLSAGPLVLNAFILVAEGKESFKYEGYVLAITLFFSKSIESLAQRQWYFRCRLIGLKVRSLLTAAIYKKQLRLSNAARLTHSGGEIMNYVTVDAYRIGEFPFWFHQTWTTSLQLCIALVILYRAVGLATIASLVVIVLTVLCNAPLAKLQHEFQSKLMAAQDERLKASTEALINMKVLKLYAWEKHFKNAIENLRKVEYKWLSAVQLRRSYNGFLFWTSPVLVSVATFGACYFLKVPLHANNVFTFVATLRLVQDPIRSIPDVIGVVIQAKVAFTRILKFLEAPELQSTNIQRKTNVDSVNDTILIKSANFSWEENSSKPTLKNINMEIRPGQKVAICGEVGSGKSTLLAAILGEVPLIQGTTQVYGKIAYVSQTAWIQTGTIQENILFGSEMDSQRYRETLERCSLVKDLELLPYGDLTEIGERGVNLSGGQKQRIQLARALYQNADIYLMDDPFSAVDAQTATSLFNDYVMEALSGKTVLLVTHQVDFLPAFDSVLLMSDGEILQAAPYHQLLALSQEFQDLVNAHKETAGSDRLADVTAAQGVGTAARDIRKTYVEKQFKGSKGDQLIKLEEKEIGDTGFRPYLQYLNQNKGFLYFSMASLCHIIFVIGQISQNSWMAANVENPNVSTLRLITVYLLIGISSTLVLLGRSLFSVVLGLQSSKSLFSQLLNSLFRAPMAFYDSTPLGRILSRVSSDLSIVDLDVPFSFIFAVGATTNAYANLGVLAVVTWQVLFVSIPMLFLAILLQRYYFSSAKEFMRINGTTKSLVANHLSESLAGAMTIRAFEEEDRFFAKNLELIDRNASPFFHSFAANEWLIQRLETLSAVVLASSALCMVLLPPGTFSSGFIGMALSYGLSLNMSLVFSIQNQCTLANYIISVERLNQYMHIPSEAPEVIEGNRPPTNWPSVGKVEIHDLQIRYRPDAPLVLRGISCTFEGGHKIGIVGRTGSGKTTLIGALFRLVEPAGGKIIVDGTDISMIGLHDLRSRFGIIPQDPTLFNGTVRFNLDPLSQHSDKEIWEVLEKCQLDEAVKEKETGLDSLVLEDGSNWSQGQRQLFCLGRALLRRSRILVLDEATASIDNATDTILQKTIRTEFADCTVITVAHRIPTVMDCTMVLAISDGKIVEYDEPMKLMKREGSLFGQLVKEYWSHLQSAESH is encoded by the exons ATGGAGGATTTGTGGACTATATTCTGCGGGGAGTCTGGTTGTTCAGACAGTAGTGGAAAGCCATGCAGttctgattttgtgtttttaagcaATCCCTCATCATGTATTAATCACATGTTGATCATTTGCTTCGATATCTTGCTCTTGGCCCTGCTTATATTTAATATGGTTCAGAAGTCATCATCTAAATCATCTGTGGTTCCAGCTCGATTTCAAGGATTTTCAAATTTGCAGATATTTTCTGCAGTTTTCAATGGCTGTGTTGGATTCGTTTACTTGTGCTTTGgcatttggattttggaggagAAATTGAGGAAAATGAAGACTGCTTTACCTCTTGACGGGTGGTTACTACAGTTGTTTCAAGGGTTCACATGGTTGTTGGTGAGTTTAGCTGTGAGCCTTAAGGGAAAAAAGCTTCCAAGAGGACCATTAAGGCTATTGAGCATTCTTGCCTTTTTGTTTGCCGTAATCGTCTGCGCTCTATCTCTGTCTGGTGCCATTTTAGAGAAAGAAGTATCAATTAAGGCAGCATTAGATATCCTGTCTTGTCCAGGAGCTATATTGTTGCTGTTCTGTACGTACAAGGGGTATAAATATGAAGCAAGTGATGAGAGTATCAGTGAAAGTACTCTTTATACCCCTTTAAATGGCGAGGCCAATGGCATAAGTAAAAGTGATTCTGTTTGCCCTGTTACTACCTTTGCCAAAGCTGGATTCTTTAgtagattttctttttggtggatGAATTCATTGATGAAAAAGGGCAGGGAGAAAACTCTTGCGGATGAAGATATACCAAAATTGCGCAAGGCAGATCAAGCAGAAAGTTGCTATTTGTTGTTCTTGGAGCAACTTAACAAACAGAAGCAAAAGGAACCGACTTCCCAACCATCGATTCTGAGGACAATAATTATTTGCCATTGGAAAGAGATCCTTATATCTGGATTCTTTGCTTTGTTAAAGATAATTACGCTATCTGCTGGTCCTTTAGTTCTGAATGCCTTTATATTGGTTGCTGAGGGAAAAGAAAGTTTCAAGTATGAAGGCTATGTATTGGCAATAACACTTTTCTTCTCAAAGAGCATAGAATCCCTAGCTCAAAGGCAGTGGTACTTCCGCTGCAGGCTTATTGGTCTGAAAGTGAGGTCTTTGCTCACAGCTGCCATTTACAAGAAACAACTGAGATTATCCAATGCTGCTAGGTTGACGCATTCAGGAGGGGAGATCATGAATTATGTTACTGTGGATGCTTATAGGATTGGCGAGTTCCCATTTTGGTTCCATCAAACTTGGACAACAAGCCTTCAGCTCTGTATTGCGTTAGTTATTCTTTATCGTGCAGTGGGGCTAGCAACAATTGCATCTTTGGTGGTGATAGTTCTCACCGTGCTTTGCAATGCTCCACTTGCAAAGTTACAGCATGAATTTCAAAGTAAGCTTATGGCTGCACAGGATGAGAGACTGAAGGCTAGTACCGAGGCTCTTATCAACATGAAGGTGTTGAAATTATATGCGTGGGAAAAACATTTCAAAAAtgcaattgaaaatttaaggAAGGTGGAGTACAAATGGTTATCAGCAGTGCAGTTACGAAGATCATATAATGGCTTTCTCTTTTGGACGTCTCCTGTGTTGGTCTCTGTTGCAACCTTTGGAGCATGCTATTTTCTCAAAGTTCCTCTGCATGCAAATAACGTTTTCACTTTTGTAGCAACTTTACGCCTTGTTCAGGATCCCATTAGATCTATTCCTGATGTTATTGGGGTGGTCATTCAAGCAAAGGTTGCATTTACACGTATCTTGAAATTTCTTGAGGCACCAGAGCTGCAGAGCACAAATATACAGAGGAAGACCAATGTGGACAGTGTAAATGACACCATTTTAATCAAGTCTGCCAATTTCTCATGGGAAGAGAATTCATCAAAGCCGACGctgaaaaacataaatatgGAGATCAGACCAGGACAAAAGGTGGCTATATGTGGAGAAGTTGGCTCAGGCAAATCAACCCTTCTTGCAGCAATTCTTGGTGAAGTTCCACTCATTCAGGGAACT acTCAAGTTTATGGGAAGATTGCCTATGTTTCTCAAACGGCATGGATCCAGACAGGGACAATACAAGAGAACATTTTGTTTGGGTCTGAAATGGACAGTCAAAGGTACAGAGAAACACTTGAAAGGTGTTCACTGGTAAAGGACCTTGAGTTGCTTCCTTATGGTGATCTCACTGAAATAGGGGAGAGAGGAGTTAATCTGAGCGGTGGTCAAAAGCAGCGAATTCAACTTGCTCGTGCTCTTTATCAAAATGCTGATATATACCTCATGGATGATCCATTTAGTGCTGTTGATGCACAAACTGCCACAAGCTTATTCAAT GATTATGTTATGGAAGCACTTTCTGGGAAGACAGTTTTACTTGTAACCCACCAAGTTGATTTCCTGCCTGCATTTGATTCTGTTCTG TTGATGTCAGATGGGGAAATCCTACAAGCAGCTCCTTATCATCAATTATTGGCCTTAAGTCAAGAATTTCAGGATCTTGTAAATGCACATAAAGAGACTGCTGGTTCTGATAGGCTTGCAGATGTTACTGCTGCCCAGGGAGTTGGAACAGCTGCGAGAGATATCAGGAAGACTTATGTAGAGAAGCAATTTAAAGGATCTAAAGGAGACCAATTGATCAAGCTAGAGGAGAAAGAAATTGGAGACACGGGATTTAGACCTTATCTACAATATCTAAATCAGAACAAGGGGTTCTTGTACTTCTCCATGGCCAGTCTTTGTCACATTATATTTGTGATTGGTCAGATATCACAGAACTCTTGGATGGCTGCTAATGTTGAAAATCCCAATGTTAGCACACTGCGGTTGATAACGGTTTACTTGCTGATTGGAATTTCCTCAACACTAGTTTTGCTAGGTCGATCACTTTTTTCAGTTGTTTTGGGTCTTCAATCATCAAAATCTTTATTTTCACAGCTACTTAACTCCCTCTTTCGTGCACCAATGGCTTTTTATGACTCCACGCCTCTGGGAAGGATACTTAGTCGG GTCTCATCTGATCTGAGTATCGTCGATCTTGATGTCCCTTTCAGCTTTATCTTTGCTGTGGGGGCTACCACTAATGCTTATGCTAATCTTGGAGTTCTGGCCGTTGTTACCTGGCAAGTTCTGTTTGTCTCCATACCAATGCTTTTTCTGGCAATTCTTTTACAG AGATATTATTTTTCATCAGCAAAAGAGTTTATGCGGATCAATGGCACAACCAAGTCTTTAGTAGCAAATCATTTATCTGAGTCTCTGGCAGGAGCCATGACTATAAGAGCTTTTGAGGAGGAAGACCGATTCTTTGCAAAGAATCTTGAACTGATTGACAGAAATGCTAGTCCTTTTTTCCATAGTTTTGCAGCAAATGAGTGGTTGATCCAAAGATTAGAAACACTTAGTGCAGTTGTTCTTGCCTCTTCAGCACTCTGCATGGTTTTGCTTCCTCCCGGAACTTTTAGCTCTG GATTTATTGGAATGGCACTTTCTTATGGTCTTTCATTAAACATGTCACTTGTCTTCTCAATTCAAAATCAGTGCACTTTAGCAAATTACATCATTTCTGTAGAAAGGCTAAATCAATACATGCATATACCTAGTGAGGCCCCTGAAGTAATAGAAGGGAACCGGCCTCCAACAAATTGGCCATCTGTGGGTAAAGTTGAGATACATGATTTGcag ATCAGATATAGGCCTGATGCACCACTTGTTCTTCGGGGGATCAGTTGCACATTTGAGGGAGGGCACAAAATAGGTATTGTTGGCAGAACTGGTAGTGGGAAGACTACTCTCATAGGTGCTCTATTTCGTCTAGTGGAGCCAGCTGGAGGGAAGATTATAGTAGATGGAACTGACATTTCTATGATTGGACTTCATGATCTTCGCTCGCGTTTTGGTATAATACCTCAAGATCCTACTCTTTTTAATGGGACTGTGAGATTCAATTTGGATCCCTTGTCTCAACATTCTGACAAGGAAATATGGGAG GTTCTTGAGAAGTGTCAACTGGACGAGGCTGTCAAGGAGAAAGAAACGGGCTTAGACTCCTTAG TTCTGGAAGATGGATCAAATTGGAGCCAGGGGCAACGGCAGTTATTCTGTTTGGGGCGTGCACTTTTAAGGAGAAGTCGGATATTAGTGCTTGATGAAGCAACTGCATCAATTGATAATGCAACAGATACGATTCTGCAGAAAACAATCAGGACTGAATTTGCTGATTGTACTGTGATTACAGTGGCCCACAGGATACCGACAGTGATGGATTGCACAATGGTTCTTGCTATTAGTGATG GGAAAATAGTGGAGTATGATGAGCCAATGAAGTTAATGAAGAGAGAAGGTTCACTGTTTGGGCAGCTTGTCAAGGAATACTGGTCTCATCTTCAGTCTGCAGAATCACATTGA